A stretch of Helicobacter pylori oki112 DNA encodes these proteins:
- the trpE gene encoding anthranilate synthase component I, with translation MISLVEKAPYIPYPLALYEKLEREHTLLFESAEIESKAHTKSLLMAKACLKLICNHNIVTITSLTPNGGAFLQKLSAFFKTPIQDNALILTYTKNKKTQDEFLKLFEPSPFDALRGLFKSVKTKPKHPFTLFSAGVFSFEMLNFFEDLPHLKAQDNTAHDFIFYVAQNLIIIDHKEKSTEILGACFDERFKTEIAKELQDLKELAKNIKSDFIPKKSKQSREVSVSCDDSEFEKRVLSLQEEIKKGEIFQAVLSRSFYMECLEGLSAYYHLKLTNPSPYMFYIKDSDFILFGASPESALKYNALMNTAEIYPIAGTRLRGKDKQGNIDYDLDSKMEFDLQHDYKERAEHIMLVDLARNDMARVSKKRYCDKLLKVDKYSNVMHLVSRVVGELKKECDSLHAYRSFMNAGTLSGAPKISAIRLIYQLENQRRGSYGGSVGYLNSEGSMDSCITIRSCFIKNNRAVIQAGAGIVLDSVPKNEANETRAKAQALIDAIRKTSL, from the coding sequence ATGATCAGTCTAGTAGAAAAAGCCCCTTATATTCCCTACCCCCTAGCTCTTTATGAAAAATTAGAGCGCGAGCACACCTTGCTTTTTGAAAGCGCTGAGATTGAGAGCAAAGCGCACACCAAATCCCTATTAATGGCTAAAGCCTGTTTGAAGCTAATTTGCAACCACAATATCGTAACCATCACTAGCCTAACGCCTAATGGCGGAGCATTTTTGCAAAAATTGAGCGCATTTTTTAAAACGCCTATACAAGATAATGCCCTAATTTTAACCTACACCAAAAATAAAAAAACGCAAGATGAGTTTTTAAAACTCTTTGAGCCTAGCCCTTTTGACGCTTTAAGGGGGCTTTTTAAAAGCGTTAAAACAAAACCCAAACACCCTTTTACGCTTTTTAGCGCGGGCGTTTTTTCTTTTGAAATGCTCAATTTTTTTGAAGACTTGCCCCACTTAAAAGCGCAAGACAACACCGCGCATGACTTTATTTTTTATGTCGCGCAAAATTTGATCATCATAGACCATAAAGAAAAAAGCACTGAAATCTTGGGGGCGTGTTTTGATGAACGCTTTAAAACAGAGATAGCTAAAGAATTACAGGATTTAAAAGAGTTGGCTAAAAACATCAAAAGCGACTTTATCCCTAAAAAATCCAAGCAAAGTAGAGAAGTTAGCGTTAGTTGTGATGATAGCGAGTTTGAAAAAAGAGTGCTATCCTTACAAGAAGAAATCAAAAAGGGCGAGATTTTTCAAGCGGTGTTGTCGCGCAGCTTTTATATGGAGTGCTTGGAGGGTTTGAGCGCGTATTATCATTTAAAACTAACTAACCCTAGCCCTTATATGTTTTATATCAAAGACAGCGATTTTATCCTTTTTGGGGCAAGCCCTGAGAGCGCTTTAAAATACAACGCCCTAATGAATACGGCTGAAATTTATCCCATTGCTGGCACTCGTTTAAGAGGTAAGGACAAACAAGGGAATATTGATTACGATTTAGATAGTAAAATGGAATTTGATTTGCAACACGACTATAAAGAAAGGGCTGAACACATCATGCTAGTGGATTTAGCCAGAAACGACATGGCCAGAGTTTCAAAAAAACGCTACTGCGATAAGCTTTTAAAAGTGGATAAGTATTCCAATGTCATGCATTTAGTCTCAAGGGTTGTTGGGGAGTTGAAAAAAGAGTGCGATAGTTTGCATGCTTACAGGAGCTTTATGAACGCCGGCACGCTTAGCGGAGCGCCTAAAATCTCTGCGATCAGGCTCATTTACCAATTAGAAAACCAAAGGAGAGGCTCTTATGGGGGGAGTGTGGGGTATTTAAATAGCGAGGGTTCTATGGATTCTTGCATCACTATCCGTTCATGTTTTATTAAAAACAATAGAGCCGTGATCCAAGCAGGAGCTGGTATTGTGCTAGACAGCGTGCCTAAAAACGAAGCGAATGAAACAAGAGCCAAAG
- a CDS encoding glycosyltransferase family 9 protein — translation MDFVGFEDLKCKDKENSQKVFVIRNDKLGDFILAIPALIALKHAFLEKGKEVYLGVVVPSYTTPIALEFPFIDEVIIEDNHLAATLKSKSIDALIFLFSNFKNARLAFSLRKFIPYILAPKTKIYSWLYQKSVRQSRSLCLKTEYEYNLDLIHAFCKDHNLPNASIKKIAWKLKDKVQERSIIASKLNADVGLLWIGVHMHSGGSSPVLPTSNFIELIDFLYKNLNCEIILICGPGERKATEELLKKVPFAHLYDTSHSLVDLAKLCANLSVYIGNASGPLHVNALFDNQSIGFYPNELSASIARWRPFNERFLGITPPNGSNDMGLIDIKKESENIIEFIAPNLSCRLKFLISS, via the coding sequence ATGGATTTTGTAGGGTTTGAAGATTTAAAATGCAAAGATAAAGAAAACTCTCAAAAAGTTTTTGTGATCCGTAACGACAAGTTAGGCGATTTTATTTTAGCCATACCCGCTTTAATCGCTCTAAAGCATGCTTTTTTAGAAAAAGGCAAGGAAGTGTATTTGGGCGTGGTTGTGCCTAGCTATACCACCCCAATAGCTTTAGAATTCCCTTTCATTGATGAAGTCATCATAGAAGACAACCATTTGGCCGCCACTCTCAAAAGTAAATCCATTGACGCTCTTATCTTTTTATTTTCTAATTTTAAAAACGCCAGACTCGCTTTTAGTTTGAGAAAATTTATTCCTTATATCCTAGCCCCAAAGACTAAAATCTATTCTTGGCTGTATCAAAAGAGCGTGCGCCAAAGCCGATCGTTATGCTTAAAAACCGAATACGAATACAATTTGGACTTAATCCATGCGTTTTGTAAAGATCACAATCTCCCTAACGCTTCAATTAAAAAAATCGCATGGAAGCTTAAAGACAAAGTGCAAGAGCGATCCATCATCGCTTCAAAACTCAACGCTGATGTTGGTTTGTTGTGGATTGGCGTGCATATGCATAGCGGAGGCAGTTCGCCCGTATTGCCTACCTCAAACTTTATTGAGCTGATTGATTTTTTATACAAGAATTTGAATTGTGAGATCATTCTTATTTGCGGGCCAGGCGAGAGAAAAGCCACAGAAGAACTCCTTAAAAAAGTCCCTTTCGCCCACCTCTATGATACGAGCCATAGTTTAGTGGATTTAGCCAAATTGTGCGCGAATTTGTCTGTTTATATCGGGAACGCTTCAGGCCCTTTGCATGTGAACGCTTTATTTGACAACCAATCTATCGGGTTTTATCCTAACGAACTCAGCGCTTCTATTGCCAGATGGCGGCCTTTCAATGAACGATTTTTAGGCATCACCCCGCCTAATGGCTCAAACGATATGGGTTTGATTGACATCAAAAAAGAAAGCGAGAATATTATTGAATTTATCGCACCCAATCTTTCTTGTCGCTTAAAATTTCTAATTTCCTCATAA
- a CDS encoding 5'-nucleotidase, lipoprotein e(P4) family yields MIKKTLASVLLGLSLMSVLNAKECVSPLTRSVKYHQQSAEIRALQLQSYKMAKMALDNNLKLVKDKKPAVILDLDETVLNTFDYAGYLTKHCIKYTPETWDKFEKEGSLTLIPGALDFLEYANSKGVKIFYISNRTQKNKAFTLKTLKSFKLPQVSEESVLLKEKGKPKAVRRELVAKDYAIILQVGDTLHDFDALFAKDAKNSQEQRAKVLQNAQKFGTEWIILPNSLYGTWEDEPIKAWQNKK; encoded by the coding sequence ATGATAAAAAAGACCCTTGCATCAGTTTTATTAGGATTGAGTTTGATGAGTGTGTTAAATGCCAAAGAATGCGTTTCGCCCCTAACAAGAAGCGTTAAGTATCATCAGCAAAGCGCTGAAATTAGGGCCTTGCAATTGCAAAGTTACAAAATGGCGAAAATGGCGCTAGACAATAATCTCAAGCTCGTTAAAGACAAAAAGCCAGCCGTCATCTTGGATTTAGATGAAACCGTTTTAAACACTTTTGATTATGCGGGCTATTTGACCAAACATTGCATCAAATACACCCCAGAAACTTGGGATAAATTTGAAAAAGAAGGCTCTCTTACGCTCATTCCTGGAGCGCTAGACTTTTTAGAATACGCTAATTCTAAGGGCGTTAAGATTTTTTACATTTCTAACCGCACGCAAAAAAATAAGGCATTCACCTTAAAAACGCTCAAAAGTTTTAAACTCCCCCAAGTGAGTGAAGAATCCGTTTTATTGAAAGAAAAAGGCAAGCCTAAAGCCGTTAGGCGAGAATTAGTCGCTAAGGATTATGCGATTATTTTACAGGTGGGCGATACTTTGCATGATTTTGACGCACTTTTTGCTAAAGACGCTAAAAACAGCCAAGAGCAACGAGCTAAAGTCTTGCAAAACGCTCAAAAATTCGGCACAGAGTGGATCATTTTACCCAACTCTCTTTATGGCACATGGGAAGATGAACCCATAAAAGCATGGCAGAATAAAAAATAA
- a CDS encoding YceI family protein yields MKKALMFTLLGVSLAFAKPYTIDKANSSVWFEVKHFKFNETRGVFDSFDGKIDADPNTKALNVFEGKIDIKSINTRNKKRDDHLKTAEFFDAMKYPKGSFKMTKYEDGKIHGDLTLHGVTKPVVLEAKIQAPLQNPMNKKEFMVLQAEGKINRKDFGIGKTFSDAVVGDEIKIELKLEAYAQ; encoded by the coding sequence ATGAAAAAAGCGTTAATGTTCACCCTTTTGGGCGTTAGTCTGGCGTTTGCAAAACCTTATACGATTGATAAGGCAAACTCTAGCGTGTGGTTTGAGGTTAAGCACTTCAAATTCAATGAAACAAGAGGCGTGTTTGATAGTTTTGATGGCAAAATTGATGCCGATCCTAATACCAAAGCCCTCAATGTTTTTGAAGGCAAAATTGATATTAAAAGCATTAACACTAGGAACAAAAAAAGAGATGACCACCTAAAAACAGCAGAGTTTTTTGATGCCATGAAATACCCAAAAGGGAGCTTTAAGATGACAAAATACGAAGATGGTAAAATCCATGGGGATTTGACCCTTCATGGCGTAACCAAACCTGTCGTGTTAGAAGCCAAAATCCAAGCCCCCTTACAAAACCCCATGAATAAAAAAGAATTCATGGTGTTACAAGCTGAAGGCAAAATCAACCGCAAGGATTTTGGTATCGGTAAAACCTTTAGCGACGCTGTCGTTGGAGATGAGATAAAGATTGAGCTCAAACTAGAAGCTTACGCTCAATAA
- the tenA gene encoding thiaminase II, with translation MQVSQYLYQNAQSIWGDCISHPFVQGIGRGTLERDKFRFYIIQDYLFLLEYAKVFALGVVKACDEAVMREFSNAIQDILNNEMSIHNHYIRELQITQKELQNAHPTLANKSYTSYMLAEGFKGSIKEVAAAVLSCGWSYLVIAQNLSQIPNALEHAFYGHWIKGYSSKEFQACVNWNINLLDFLTHASSKQEIEKLKEIFITTSEYEYLFWDMAYQS, from the coding sequence ATGCAAGTTTCACAATATCTGTATCAAAACGCGCAATCTATTTGGGGGGATTGTATTTCCCATCCGTTCGTTCAAGGCATAGGGCGTGGGACTTTAGAAAGAGATAAATTCCGTTTTTATATTATTCAGGATTATTTGTTTCTTTTAGAATACGCTAAGGTGTTTGCTTTGGGCGTAGTTAAGGCTTGTGATGAAGCGGTGATGAGGGAGTTTTCTAACGCTATACAAGATATTTTAAATAACGAGATGAGTATCCATAACCATTACATTAGAGAACTTCAAATCACTCAAAAAGAATTGCAAAACGCGCACCCCACTCTAGCGAATAAATCCTATACAAGCTACATGCTCGCTGAAGGGTTTAAGGGCTCTATCAAAGAAGTTGCGGCGGCTGTTCTATCCTGTGGTTGGAGCTATTTAGTGATCGCGCAAAATTTGAGTCAAATCCCAAACGCTTTAGAACATGCCTTTTATGGGCATTGGATTAAGGGCTATAGTTCCAAAGAATTTCAAGCGTGCGTAAATTGGAATATTAATTTGCTTGATTTTCTCACTCATGCTTCTTCAAAACAAGAAATTGAAAAATTAAAGGAGATTTTTATCACTACAAGCGAATACGAATATCTGTTTTGGGATATGGCGTATCAAAGTTAA
- the pnuC gene encoding nicotinamide riboside transporter PnuC yields MLITTQLSKRFYATLILACVFLTITNILVKGSFINLLAGLSGVLYAFFAGERQTICFIFGLVYNLSYAYVAYQWKLNADVILCLFLYMPVTIYGLFAWKKTEQHEGVIKAQKLPKNWRFALVLGIGVLTYVSALFFKEIKTNFLWAESFNFVIFIIAFILQVLRYIENYALVTLGNIVSIIVWFCIFQISTESLVQLFTTILYLFIGLYYFNRWNKSCKQ; encoded by the coding sequence ATGTTAATAACCACCCAACTATCCAAACGATTTTACGCCACGCTCATTCTCGCTTGCGTGTTTTTAACCATCACTAACATTCTTGTCAAAGGCTCGTTTATCAATCTTTTAGCGGGGCTTAGTGGGGTTTTGTATGCGTTTTTTGCCGGAGAAAGGCAAACGATTTGCTTTATATTTGGTCTTGTTTATAATTTGAGTTACGCTTATGTCGCTTATCAGTGGAAATTAAACGCTGATGTGATTTTATGCCTTTTTTTGTATATGCCAGTAACGATTTATGGGCTGTTCGCATGGAAAAAGACAGAGCAGCATGAGGGCGTTATCAAGGCTCAAAAACTTCCCAAAAATTGGCGTTTTGCGCTCGTTTTAGGCATAGGGGTTTTAACTTATGTGAGCGCTTTGTTTTTTAAAGAGATTAAAACGAATTTTTTATGGGCAGAGAGTTTTAATTTTGTCATCTTTATTATTGCTTTTATTTTACAGGTTTTGCGCTATATAGAAAATTATGCGCTAGTAACTTTGGGGAATATCGTGTCCATTATCGTGTGGTTTTGTATTTTTCAAATTTCAACAGAGAGCTTGGTGCAACTCTTCACAACGATCCTATACCTTTTTATTGGTTTGTATTATTTTAACCGCTGGAATAAGTCATGCAAGCAGTGA
- a CDS encoding thiamine diphosphokinase, with protein sequence MQAVILANGEFPKSQKCLDLLKNAPFLIACDGAVISLHALQFKPSVVIGDLDSIDSHLKALYNPIRMSEQNSNDLSKAFFYALNRGCDDFIFLGLNGKREDHALANTFLLLEYFKFCKKIQAVSDYGLFRVLETPFTLTSFKGEQISLFSLDFNAQFTSKNLKYPLKNLRLKTLFSGSLNEATDSFFSLSSTPKSVVLVYQKFL encoded by the coding sequence ATGCAAGCAGTGATTTTAGCGAATGGGGAGTTTCCTAAATCCCAAAAATGCTTAGACCTTTTAAAAAACGCTCCTTTTTTAATCGCATGCGATGGGGCTGTTATATCATTGCATGCGCTTCAATTCAAACCCAGCGTTGTTATAGGCGATCTAGATAGCATTGATTCGCATTTGAAAGCCTTGTATAACCCTATACGCATGAGCGAACAAAACAGCAACGATTTGTCCAAAGCCTTTTTTTATGCCTTGAATAGGGGCTGTGATGACTTTATTTTTTTAGGGTTGAATGGCAAGCGAGAAGACCACGCTTTGGCGAACACTTTTTTATTGTTGGAGTATTTTAAATTTTGCAAAAAAATCCAAGCCGTAAGCGATTATGGTCTTTTTAGGGTGCTAGAAACCCCTTTTACTTTGACCAGTTTTAAAGGGGAACAAATCTCGCTTTTTAGCTTGGATTTTAACGCCCAATTCACTTCCAAAAATCTCAAATACCCTTTAAAAAACTTGCGTTTAAAAACGCTCTTTTCTGGCTCGCTCAATGAAGCTACAGATAGTTTTTTTAGCCTTAGCTCTACACCTAAATCGGTGGTGTTGGTGTATCAAAAGTTTTTATGA
- the rplQ gene encoding 50S ribosomal protein L17, translating to MRHKHGYRKLGRTSSHRKALLKNLAIALIEHNKIETGIYKAKELRSYIEKLTTAARVGDFNAHRHVFAYLQNKEATHKLVTEIAPKYAQRNGGYTRIQRTTFRRGDASTLATIEFV from the coding sequence ATGAGACACAAACACGGATACCGCAAGCTTGGGAGGACCAGCTCGCACAGAAAGGCGTTATTAAAGAATTTAGCGATCGCTTTGATTGAGCATAACAAAATTGAAACAGGGATTTATAAAGCTAAGGAATTGCGCAGTTACATTGAGAAATTAACGACAGCGGCTCGTGTGGGCGATTTTAACGCACACCGCCATGTTTTTGCGTATTTGCAAAACAAAGAAGCCACCCACAAGCTTGTAACCGAAATCGCACCCAAATACGCGCAAAGGAATGGCGGATACACCAGAATCCAACGCACCACTTTTAGAAGAGGGGACGCTTCCACTCTAGCCACCATTGAATTTGTGTGA
- the rpsD gene encoding 30S ribosomal protein S4, with the protein MARYRGAVERLERRFGVSLALKGERRLSGKGALDKRAYGPGQHGQRRAKTSDYGLQLKEKQKAKMMYGISEKQFRSIFVEANRLDGNTGENLIRLIERRLDNVVYRMGFATTRSSARQLVTHGHVLVDGKRLDIPSYFVRSGQKIEIKEKTKSNSQVVRAMELTAQTGIVPWIDVEKDKKYGIFTRYPEREEVVIPIEERLIVELYSK; encoded by the coding sequence ATGGCAAGATATAGAGGCGCAGTAGAAAGACTAGAAAGGCGTTTTGGGGTTTCTTTAGCCTTAAAAGGTGAAAGGCGATTGAGCGGGAAGGGTGCTCTAGATAAAAGGGCTTATGGACCAGGCCAGCATGGGCAAAGGCGCGCTAAGACTTCTGATTACGGGTTGCAATTGAAAGAAAAGCAAAAAGCTAAAATGATGTATGGCATTTCTGAAAAGCAATTTAGGAGTATTTTTGTGGAAGCCAATCGCTTGGACGGCAATACGGGTGAAAACCTTATCCGCTTGATTGAAAGAAGATTGGACAATGTCGTCTATCGCATGGGGTTTGCGACCACTAGAAGCTCTGCTAGGCAATTAGTAACGCATGGGCATGTGCTTGTGGATGGTAAGCGTTTGGATATTCCCTCTTATTTCGTGCGTTCAGGGCAAAAAATTGAGATCAAAGAAAAAACCAAGAGCAACTCTCAAGTGGTTCGCGCGATGGAATTGACAGCTCAAACAGGGATTGTGCCATGGATTGATGTGGAAAAAGACAAAAAATACGGTATCTTCACCCGCTACCCTGAAAGAGAAGAAGTGGTTATCCCTATTGAAGAAAGACTCATTGTAGAATTGTATTCTAAGTAA
- the rpsK gene encoding 30S ribosomal protein S11 yields the protein MAKRNVTAKKKVVKKNIARGVVYISATFNNTNITITDEMGNVICWSTAGGLGFKGSKKSTPYAAQQAVESALSKAKEHGVKEVGIKVQGPGSGRETAIKSVGATEGVKVLWIKDITPLPHNGCRPPKRRRV from the coding sequence ATGGCTAAGAGAAATGTAACGGCTAAAAAGAAAGTAGTCAAAAAGAATATTGCTAGAGGGGTTGTTTATATTTCAGCGACCTTTAATAATACCAACATCACTATCACTGATGAAATGGGTAATGTGATTTGTTGGAGCACGGCGGGCGGTTTAGGGTTTAAAGGCTCTAAAAAATCCACCCCTTATGCGGCCCAACAAGCTGTAGAAAGTGCTCTAAGCAAGGCTAAAGAGCATGGCGTTAAAGAAGTGGGCATTAAGGTTCAAGGGCCAGGTAGTGGGCGTGAGACCGCTATTAAGAGCGTGGGCGCGACAGAGGGCGTTAAAGTGCTTTGGATTAAAGACATCACCCCGCTCCCTCATAATGGTTGCAGACCCCCTAAAAGAAGAAGAGTGTAA
- the rpsM gene encoding 30S ribosomal protein S13, producing the protein MARIAGVDLPKKKRVEYALTYIYGIGLKSSREILEAVGISFDKRVHELSEDEVSSIAKKIQQSYLVEGDLRKKVQMDIKSLMDLGNYRGIRHRKGLPVRGQTTKNNARTRKGKKKTVGSK; encoded by the coding sequence ATGGCAAGGATTGCTGGTGTGGATTTACCAAAAAAGAAGAGAGTAGAGTATGCCCTTACTTATATTTATGGGATTGGGCTTAAGAGTTCCAGAGAGATTTTAGAAGCGGTAGGCATTTCTTTTGACAAGCGCGTGCATGAATTGAGCGAAGATGAAGTGTCTAGCATCGCTAAAAAAATCCAGCAAAGCTACCTAGTAGAGGGCGATTTGCGTAAAAAAGTTCAAATGGATATTAAATCTTTAATGGACTTAGGGAATTATCGTGGGATCAGGCATCGTAAGGGTCTTCCTGTAAGAGGCCAAACTACTAAAAATAACGCTAGGACTCGTAAGGGTAAGAAAAAAACCGTGGGTAGCAAGTAG
- the rpmJ gene encoding 50S ribosomal protein L36 yields the protein MKVRPSVKKMCDKCKIIKRRGVIRVICATPKHKQRQG from the coding sequence ATGAAAGTCAGGCCATCAGTGAAAAAGATGTGCGATAAGTGCAAAATCATTAAAAGAAGGGGCGTTATTAGAGTGATCTGTGCTACCCCTAAACACAAACAAAGACAAGGATAA
- the infA gene encoding translation initiation factor IF-1 yields the protein MARDDVIEVDGKVIEALPNATFKVELDNKHVVLCRISGKMRMHYIRIALGDRVKLELTPYSLDKGRITFRYK from the coding sequence ATGGCAAGAGATGATGTTATAGAAGTGGATGGGAAAGTGATTGAGGCGTTGCCTAACGCCACTTTTAAGGTGGAGTTAGACAATAAGCATGTGGTGTTGTGCCGTATTTCTGGAAAGATGCGCATGCACTATATTAGGATTGCTTTAGGCGATAGGGTCAAGCTAGAGCTTACGCCCTATAGTTTAGACAAGGGTCGGATAACTTTTAGATATAAATGA
- the map gene encoding type I methionyl aminopeptidase, which produces MAISIKSPKEIKALRKAGELTAQALALLEREVRPGVSLLELDKMAEDFIKSSHARPAFKGLYGFPNSVCMSLNEVVIHGIPTDYVLQEGDIIGLDLGVEVDGYYGDSALTLPIGTISLQDEKLLACSKESLMHAINSIRVGMHFKELSQILEGAIVERGFVPLKGFCGHGIGKKPHEEPEIPNYLEKGVKANSGPKIKEGMVFCLEPMVCQKQGEPKILADKWSVVSVDGLNTSHHEHTIAIVGNKAVILTER; this is translated from the coding sequence ATGGCGATCTCTATTAAAAGCCCAAAAGAAATCAAAGCTCTAAGAAAAGCCGGGGAATTAACCGCTCAAGCGTTAGCCCTTTTAGAGCGAGAAGTAAGGCCTGGGGTTTCACTTTTAGAGCTGGATAAAATGGCTGAAGATTTTATCAAATCCTCTCATGCCAGGCCTGCTTTTAAGGGGCTCTATGGTTTCCCCAACTCGGTGTGCATGTCCTTAAATGAAGTGGTTATTCATGGCATTCCTACGGATTATGTTTTACAAGAAGGGGATATTATAGGCTTGGATTTGGGGGTGGAGGTGGATGGCTATTATGGCGATTCAGCCCTCACGCTTCCCATAGGCACGATAAGCTTGCAAGATGAAAAATTGCTCGCTTGCTCTAAAGAGAGCTTGATGCATGCCATTAACTCAATTAGAGTGGGCATGCATTTTAAGGAGTTGAGTCAGATTTTAGAGGGCGCTATTGTAGAAAGAGGTTTTGTGCCTTTGAAAGGATTTTGCGGGCATGGCATTGGTAAAAAACCCCATGAAGAGCCAGAAATCCCCAACTACCTAGAAAAAGGCGTCAAGGCTAATAGCGGCCCTAAAATCAAAGAGGGCATGGTATTTTGCTTAGAGCCTATGGTGTGTCAAAAACAGGGCGAGCCTAAAATACTAGCGGATAAGTGGAGCGTGGTTTCAGTGGATGGGCTTAACACAAGCCACCATGAGCATACTATCGCCATAGTTGGCAATAAAGCAGTGATTCTTACGGAGCGTTAA
- the secY gene encoding preprotein translocase subunit SecY: MNKAIASKILITLGFLFLYRVLAYIPIPGVDLAAIKAFFDSNSNNALGLFNMFSGNAVSRLSIISLGIMPYITSSIIMELLSATFPNLAKMKKERDGMQKYMQIVRYLTILITLIQAVSVSVGLRSISGGANGAIMIDMQVFMIVSAFSMLTGTMLLMWIGEQITQRGVGNGISLIIFAGIVSGIPSAISGTFNLVNTGVINILMLIGIVLIVLATIFAIIYVELAERRIPISYARKVVMQNQNKRIMNYIPIKLNLSGVIPPIFASALLVFPSTILQQATSNKTLQAVADFLSPQGYAYNILMFLLIIFFAYFYSSIVFNSKDIADNLRRNGGYIPGLRPGEGTSSFLNSVASKLTLWGSLYLALISTVPWILVKAMGVPFYFGGTAVLIVVQVAIDTMKKIEAQIYMSKYKTLSAVGF, from the coding sequence ATGAATAAAGCTATTGCCAGTAAGATACTCATCACTTTGGGTTTTTTATTTCTCTACAGAGTCTTAGCTTATATCCCCATTCCTGGCGTAGATTTAGCAGCGATCAAGGCTTTTTTTGACAGCAATTCCAACAACGCTTTGGGGTTGTTTAACATGTTTAGCGGGAATGCGGTTTCTCGCTTGAGCATCATCTCTTTGGGTATCATGCCCTATATCACTTCTTCAATTATCATGGAGCTTTTGAGCGCGACTTTCCCCAACCTGGCTAAAATGAAAAAAGAGCGAGACGGCATGCAAAAATACATGCAAATCGTGCGCTATTTGACCATTTTAATTACCCTAATCCAAGCGGTGAGCGTTTCAGTGGGGTTAAGGAGCATTAGCGGAGGAGCCAATGGAGCGATCATGATTGATATGCAAGTTTTTATGATTGTTTCAGCGTTTTCTATGCTTACAGGGACGATGTTACTCATGTGGATAGGGGAGCAAATCACGCAAAGGGGCGTGGGGAATGGGATCAGTCTCATTATTTTTGCCGGGATTGTTTCAGGGATCCCATCGGCTATTTCAGGCACATTCAACTTGGTCAATACGGGCGTGATCAATATCTTAATGCTCATTGGTATTGTGCTGATTGTTTTAGCGACTATTTTTGCGATTATCTATGTGGAATTAGCCGAGCGCAGGATCCCTATTTCTTATGCACGTAAAGTGGTGATGCAAAACCAAAACAAGCGCATCATGAATTACATTCCTATTAAGTTGAATTTAAGCGGGGTGATCCCCCCTATTTTCGCTTCAGCGTTGCTCGTGTTCCCTTCTACGATTTTGCAGCAAGCCACAAGCAACAAAACCTTGCAAGCGGTTGCGGATTTTTTAAGCCCGCAAGGGTATGCATATAATATTTTGATGTTCTTGCTCATTATCTTTTTTGCTTACTTTTATTCTTCTATCGTGTTCAATTCTAAGGATATTGCGGATAATTTAAGGCGTAATGGCGGGTATATTCCAGGGCTTAGGCCTGGAGAAGGGACTTCATCGTTTTTAAATTCTGTAGCGAGTAAGCTCACTTTGTGGGGTTCATTGTATTTAGCGCTCATTTCTACCGTGCCTTGGATTTTGGTTAAGGCTATGGGCGTGCCTTTTTACTTTGGAGGCACAGCGGTGCTGATTGTGGTTCAAGTCGCTATTGACACCATGAAAAAGATTGAAGCGCAAATTTATATGAGCAAGTATAAAACTTTAAGTGCGGTAGGCTTTTAA
- the rplO gene encoding 50S ribosomal protein L15 — MGLENLKPAKGSVKKIKRVGRGQGSGMGKTATRGGKGQTARTGYKAKRGFEGGQQPLQRRLPKIGFRTKDSHIYSINVEKNEAIKNLEEITFSSLHALHHFPLYIEGVKLIGKDAKNLASKIKDERIKTSGQK, encoded by the coding sequence ATGGGATTAGAAAATTTAAAACCGGCTAAAGGTAGCGTTAAAAAAATCAAACGAGTGGGTCGTGGTCAAGGAAGCGGTATGGGAAAGACTGCCACAAGAGGCGGTAAAGGCCAAACCGCAAGGACAGGCTATAAGGCTAAAAGAGGCTTTGAAGGGGGGCAACAACCCTTACAACGCCGTTTGCCTAAAATAGGTTTTAGGACTAAAGATTCTCATATCTATTCTATCAATGTAGAAAAGAATGAAGCGATTAAAAATTTAGAAGAAATCACTTTTTCAAGCTTGCACGCTTTACACCATTTCCCCCTTTATATTGAAGGTGTGAAATTGATTGGTAAAGACGCTAAAAACTTGGCTTCTAAAATTAAAGATGAGAGAATCAAAACAAGCGGGCAGAAGTAA